One segment of Curtobacterium poinsettiae DNA contains the following:
- a CDS encoding metallopeptidase family protein has protein sequence MRRKPRLVTPVDRARGRSRHGRGGRSSVTGPELAPIITRAEAFDRIVGDSAHYLLGLWPEELSGVVFQVADMPSDTSLPEEMPRWRIDRDSRRVTVFRIPVERVNRSPEKDDSDRRIIIETAVFRAVGELIGKDPWDLAPDRYRHW, from the coding sequence ATGCGTCGGAAGCCTCGCCTCGTCACCCCGGTCGACCGCGCTCGGGGGCGCTCCCGGCACGGCCGCGGTGGGCGTTCGAGCGTGACCGGGCCCGAGCTCGCCCCGATCATCACCCGTGCCGAGGCGTTCGACCGGATCGTCGGCGACAGCGCGCACTACCTGCTCGGTCTCTGGCCCGAGGAGCTCTCCGGCGTCGTCTTCCAGGTGGCGGACATGCCCAGCGACACCTCGCTGCCGGAGGAGATGCCACGCTGGCGGATCGACCGCGACAGCCGCCGCGTGACCGTCTTCCGGATCCCCGTCGAACGGGTGAACCGGAGCCCCGAGAAGGACGACTCGGACCGCCGCATCATCATCGAGACCGCGGTGTTCCGCGCGGTCGGCGAGCTGATCGGCAAGGACCCGTGGGACCTGGCACCGGACCGCTACCGCCACTGGTGA
- a CDS encoding DUF3499 family protein: MDVRICSKVACANSASSTLTYDYGDSMVVVGPLSTRVEPHGYDLCARHAAALRVPRGWQVVRREPLPRDAD; the protein is encoded by the coding sequence ATGGACGTGCGGATCTGCAGCAAGGTGGCGTGTGCCAACAGTGCTTCGTCGACCCTGACGTACGACTACGGCGACTCCATGGTCGTCGTCGGGCCGCTGTCGACCCGGGTCGAGCCGCACGGCTACGACCTCTGCGCCCGGCACGCTGCCGCCCTGCGCGTCCCGCGCGGCTGGCAGGTGGTGCGGCGCGAGCCGCTGCCGCGCGACGCCGACTGA